The DNA region CTCCGCTGCGGCGTTTCTCGTGACCTCGGTGCTGGAATCGCAACGCCATCCCGAACTCAGCAACGACGAACACGACTCGCTGAAGAACTCGCGTGAATTCGTGGGCTGGGCGGTCAACGACGCCATCACCCGCGGCGAACTGAGCACGGACACCGACGTCGGTCACCTGGTGGAGATGTTGGTCGCCGTGGTGTGGGGCATGGGCTTCTACGCCGGCTTCGTCGGCGACCGGACCGAGCTGGGCGCAGTCGTACACAAGCTCGAACTTCTCCTCGCGAACAAGCTCTGGACGCTCGGCGGGTAACCACCCGACGGCTGTCTGTTTCCTGTGGATCCAGCTGCGGGGATGTGTTCTGAGCCACAGCTCAGCCGCGGTGCCGCCATTGTTAGATAGCCTTGCGAAGTAAATTTCTTCTTCCATCGATGGAGCCCGCCATGAGTTCACTGCGCACCGACAACGACACGTGGGACATCGCGTCCAGCGTCGGAGCAACCGCTGTCATGGTGGCCGCCGCCCGTGCCGCCGAGACCGACCGGCCCGACCCGCTCATCCGTGACCCCTACGCCAAGATCCTGGTTGCCGACGCCGGCACCGGAGCCTGGGAGTTCATGCTCGACGACACCTTCGTCGCCAAGGTCTCCGAGGCCGACGCCGAGGTCGCCGCGATGTTCGAGCACATGGGCAGCTACCAGGCCGTGCGCACCCACTTCTTCGACGACTTCTTCGCCCAGGCGGCGCAGGCCGGCATCCGGCAGGTCGTCATCCTCGCGGCCGGGCTCGATTCGCGGGCGTTCCGGCTGACGTGGCCCGCCGGCACCACGGTGTTCGAGATCGACCAGCCGAAGGTTCTCGACTACAAGAGCGCGACGCTGGCCCGTCACGGCGTGGACCCGACGGCGGACCGCCGCGAGGTGGCCGTCGATCTTCGCCAGGACTGGCCGGCCGCGCTGGTGGATGCCGGATTCGACACCACGCAGCCGACGGCCTGGCTGGCCGAGGGCCTGCTGATGTACCTGCCCGCCGACGCGCAGGATCGGCTGTTCACCCAGATCACCGAACTCTCCGCGGCCGGCAGCAGGGTGGCCGCCGAGACCATGGGATTTCACGCCAAGGACCGCCGCGAGCAGATGCGCCAGCGGTTCAGCGCGCTCACCGCGCAACTCGACATCGACCCCATCGACATCACCGAGCTCACCTACGAGGATCCTGACCGGGCCGACGTCGCCGTGTGGCTCGCCGCGCACGGTTGGCGATCCGATGCCGTCGACTCGACCGACGAAATGAAGCGCCTCGGCCGCCACATCGAGATCGCCGACAACGACGGGGAATCGTTCTCGACGTTTGTGACCGCCGAGAAGGCCTGACCTCTTTCGGGAGACTCATTGGCTCCCAACGGCGCTGTTCACCAACCAGGTGGTTGGTTAGGATTCGGGTACTCCGCAGGTCAGGAAGGACCCCATCATGACCACCGAATCCGTCGCCCCTGTTCAGGCAGGTGGAACACCCGCCGCCCAGGACATTCCGGCGACCGTCCGTCGTCTCCGCCAGACCTTCGCGTCCGGCCGTACCCGCAGCGTCGAGTGGCGTAAGGACCAGCTCAACGCCCTGGCGCGGCTGATGTCGGACAACGAGCCCGCGATCGCCGACGCGCTGGAACAGGACCTGGGCCGCTCGCCCTTCGAAGCCTGGTTGGCCGACATCGCCAGCACCACCGGCGAGGCCCAGACTGCGGCGAAGAGCGTCGGCAAGTGGATGAAGCGCCGCTACCGACTGTTGGAGCTCTCCCAGCTGCCGGGCCGCGGATGGGTGGAGTACGAGCCGTACGGCACGGTGCTGGTCATCGGCGCGTGGAACTTCCCGTTCGCCCTGACCCTCGGTCCCGCAGTCGGCGCCATCGCCGCAGGCAACACCGTCGTGCTCAAACCCTCCGAGGTGGCGCCGGCATCCTCAGCCCTGATGGCCGACCTGGTGGCCCGCTATCTGGACAACGATGCCATCGCGGTCGTCGAAGGTGACGGCGCGGTCAGCCAGGAGCTCATCGCTCAGGGCTTCGACCATCTGCTGTTCACCGGCGGCACCGAGATCGGCCGCCGGGTCTACGAAGGCGCGGCGTCGCATCTGACGCCAGTCACCCTCGAACTCGGTGGCAAGAGCCCTGTGATCGTGTCGGCCGACGCCGACATCGATGTCGCCGCCAAGCGGATCGCGTGGACCAAGCTGCTGAACTCCGGTCAGATCTGCATCGCGCCGGACTACGTGCTGGCCGAGGCTCCGATCCGCGACAAGCTGGTCGAGAAGATCCAGCGGGCTGTTGAAACCTTCGAGGCCGGCAACACCGGCGGTAAGCGCATCGTCAACGAACGCCACTTCGACCGGCTCACCACGGCGCTGGCCGCCACCAAGGGAACTGTCGCGATCGGCGGCGGCTCGGACGCGGCCACGCTCAAGATCCAGCCGACCGTTGTGGTGGACCCCGACCCGGGCGAGCCGTTGATGACCGACGAGATCTTCGGCCCGATCCTACCGATCGTGACCGTCCAATCCATGGACGAGGCAATCACTTTCGTCAACTCGCGGCCCAAGCCACTGGCCGCCTATCTGTTCACCAAGGCCAAGGCGGTGCGCGAACGCGTGATCAAGGAGGTCCCGGCGGGCGGCATGCTGGTCAACCATCTGGTCTTCCACTTCGCCACCCACAAGCTGCCCTTCGGCGGTGTCGGTCCCTCCGGGATGGGCGCCTATCACGGCAAGTTCGGCTTCGAGGAGTTCAGCCACCGTAAGTCGGTCATGACGAAGCCGACCCGACCCGATGTCACGGCGATGATCTACCCGCCGTATACAGAGAAGGCATGGAAGCTGGCGCGCAAGCTCTTCTGAGGCTGACGTCGGCTCGGACCCTTCAAGAGAGGAACACCAGTGCCAGGAGTGCAGGATCGTGTCATCGTCGTCACCGGCGCGGGAGGCGGACTCGGGCGTGAATACGCGCTGACGCTCGCGCGTGAAGGCGCCAGCGTCGTCGTCAACGACCTCGGTGGCGCGCGCGACGGCACCGGTTCCGGTTCGGCGATGGCCGACGAGGTCGTC from Mycobacterium sp. DL includes:
- a CDS encoding class I SAM-dependent methyltransferase, coding for MSSLRTDNDTWDIASSVGATAVMVAAARAAETDRPDPLIRDPYAKILVADAGTGAWEFMLDDTFVAKVSEADAEVAAMFEHMGSYQAVRTHFFDDFFAQAAQAGIRQVVILAAGLDSRAFRLTWPAGTTVFEIDQPKVLDYKSATLARHGVDPTADRREVAVDLRQDWPAALVDAGFDTTQPTAWLAEGLLMYLPADAQDRLFTQITELSAAGSRVAAETMGFHAKDRREQMRQRFSALTAQLDIDPIDITELTYEDPDRADVAVWLAAHGWRSDAVDSTDEMKRLGRHIEIADNDGESFSTFVTAEKA
- a CDS encoding aldehyde dehydrogenase family protein gives rise to the protein MTTESVAPVQAGGTPAAQDIPATVRRLRQTFASGRTRSVEWRKDQLNALARLMSDNEPAIADALEQDLGRSPFEAWLADIASTTGEAQTAAKSVGKWMKRRYRLLELSQLPGRGWVEYEPYGTVLVIGAWNFPFALTLGPAVGAIAAGNTVVLKPSEVAPASSALMADLVARYLDNDAIAVVEGDGAVSQELIAQGFDHLLFTGGTEIGRRVYEGAASHLTPVTLELGGKSPVIVSADADIDVAAKRIAWTKLLNSGQICIAPDYVLAEAPIRDKLVEKIQRAVETFEAGNTGGKRIVNERHFDRLTTALAATKGTVAIGGGSDAATLKIQPTVVVDPDPGEPLMTDEIFGPILPIVTVQSMDEAITFVNSRPKPLAAYLFTKAKAVRERVIKEVPAGGMLVNHLVFHFATHKLPFGGVGPSGMGAYHGKFGFEEFSHRKSVMTKPTRPDVTAMIYPPYTEKAWKLARKLF